One Dysosmobacter welbionis DNA segment encodes these proteins:
- a CDS encoding IclR family transcriptional regulator, translated as MAKEQVSSILRALEILECFMDNETEWTLKRLVAQLDLPTTTVHRQLSTLTDRGYLVQDPVRKSYRVGPRLLLLSSTVLSHSDLRSTARPELEKLSATVKETINLSVMLDREIFYLDKVETFRSVVCNTKVGTRAPAHATSGGKIMLAFHDPDYVDAYCRDLPQMQRLTDRTVFSPDLLREQLAQARINGFAIDDGEIEPGLICVGAPIFGLDQTVVAAVSIAGPTFRMKEELDVMTRAVKATAANISRLMGGRP; from the coding sequence ATGGCAAAAGAACAGGTATCCAGCATCCTCCGCGCCCTGGAGATTTTGGAGTGCTTCATGGATAACGAGACGGAATGGACGTTGAAGCGCCTGGTGGCACAGCTGGATCTGCCCACCACCACTGTCCACCGCCAGCTCTCCACCCTCACGGACCGGGGTTATCTGGTCCAGGATCCCGTCCGCAAGAGCTACCGGGTGGGGCCACGCCTCCTGCTGCTCTCCAGCACCGTCCTCAGCCACTCCGATCTGCGCAGTACCGCCCGGCCGGAGCTGGAAAAGCTGTCCGCCACTGTGAAGGAGACCATCAACCTCAGCGTGATGCTGGACCGGGAGATCTTTTATCTGGACAAAGTGGAGACCTTCCGCTCCGTGGTGTGCAACACGAAAGTGGGCACCCGAGCCCCGGCCCACGCCACCAGCGGCGGCAAGATCATGCTGGCCTTTCACGATCCCGATTATGTGGACGCCTACTGCCGGGACCTGCCCCAGATGCAGCGGCTGACGGACCGCACCGTCTTCTCCCCGGACCTGCTGCGGGAGCAGCTGGCCCAGGCCCGGATCAACGGCTTCGCCATTGACGACGGGGAGATCGAACCCGGCCTGATCTGCGTGGGCGCCCCCATCTTCGGTCTGGACCAGACGGTGGTGGCGGCGGTCAGCATCGCCGGTCCCACCTTCCGTATGAAAGAAGAGCTGGACGTGATGACTCGTGCCGTGAAGGCCACTGCCGCCAACATCTCCCGCCTGATGGGCGGGCGGCCGTGA
- a CDS encoding alanine/glycine:cation symporter family protein — MFIIDIMMAISNWLWGWPLLILTSAVAVYLSVRFKFFQFTRFGHAMKNTFGKIFDKGDGEGDISPFQACCTALASTLGVGNIAGVSVAIATGGPGAVFWMWAVALMGFIVKFSEITLGMAYRERDPETGRWHGGFYWYVRRGLGKSWKWLGIFWAVILGCAMVFAPAVQANSVVEAIRVSFDVPGWIVGVIFAVIMAVVLVGGIKSISSFAEKVVPLMALAYVIGSIFILVKFGSNIPHVFAMIFEYAFTPMAATGGFAGSTVMLAIRWGLARGVYSNEAGTGMAPLAHSSSSANHPVKQGLWGISEVFVDTIIVCTMTALVVLCTGVWTEGGTGAALTATAFGAGFGNAIAGTVFVVAIITFFAFTTALVNVYYGEICMTVLGGKKFILPYRLLGCAFAIIGSVGALSVLWNLFDFFFGVCAVCNLVVCFLMRKQIGALINDYLTRLKSGKWEPTSEAAANAIPELWVNDKAAK; from the coding sequence ATGTTTATCATCGACATCATGATGGCGATTTCCAACTGGCTGTGGGGATGGCCGCTTCTGATCCTGACATCCGCAGTCGCCGTGTATCTGTCCGTCCGCTTTAAGTTCTTCCAATTCACCAGGTTCGGACACGCCATGAAGAACACGTTCGGCAAGATCTTCGACAAGGGCGACGGCGAGGGCGATATTTCCCCGTTCCAGGCCTGCTGCACGGCGCTGGCCTCCACGCTTGGCGTGGGGAACATCGCCGGTGTATCGGTGGCCATCGCCACCGGCGGCCCTGGCGCCGTATTCTGGATGTGGGCCGTGGCCCTCATGGGCTTCATCGTGAAGTTTTCCGAGATCACCCTGGGCATGGCCTACCGGGAGCGGGATCCTGAGACCGGCAGATGGCACGGTGGCTTCTATTGGTATGTGCGCCGGGGGCTGGGCAAGAGCTGGAAGTGGCTGGGCATTTTCTGGGCTGTGATCCTGGGCTGCGCCATGGTGTTTGCGCCCGCCGTGCAGGCCAACTCTGTGGTGGAGGCGATTCGGGTCTCCTTTGACGTTCCCGGCTGGATCGTGGGCGTGATCTTTGCCGTCATCATGGCCGTTGTGCTGGTGGGCGGCATCAAGAGTATCTCCTCCTTTGCGGAGAAGGTGGTCCCCCTGATGGCGCTGGCCTATGTGATCGGCAGCATCTTTATTCTGGTAAAGTTCGGCAGCAACATCCCGCACGTCTTTGCGATGATTTTTGAGTACGCCTTTACGCCTATGGCTGCCACCGGCGGCTTTGCCGGCTCCACCGTGATGCTGGCCATCCGTTGGGGCCTGGCCCGCGGCGTGTACTCCAATGAGGCCGGCACCGGCATGGCGCCGCTGGCCCACTCCTCCTCTTCCGCCAACCATCCGGTGAAGCAGGGCCTGTGGGGCATCAGCGAGGTGTTCGTGGACACCATCATCGTCTGCACCATGACCGCTCTGGTGGTCCTGTGCACCGGCGTGTGGACCGAGGGCGGCACCGGCGCGGCCCTGACCGCCACTGCTTTCGGCGCCGGTTTCGGCAACGCCATCGCTGGCACGGTGTTCGTGGTGGCCATCATCACCTTCTTTGCCTTCACCACCGCGCTGGTCAATGTGTACTACGGTGAGATCTGCATGACCGTCCTGGGCGGCAAGAAGTTCATTCTGCCCTACCGGCTCCTGGGCTGCGCCTTCGCCATCATCGGCTCTGTGGGCGCCCTCAGTGTGCTGTGGAATCTCTTCGACTTCTTCTTCGGTGTGTGCGCCGTGTGTAACCTGGTGGTCTGCTTCCTGATGCGCAAGCAGATCGGCGCACTGATCAACGATTACCTGACCCGGCTGAAGTCCGGCAAGTGGGAGCCCACCAGTGAGGCGGCGGCCAACGCCATCCCGGAGCTGTGGGTGAACGACAAGGCTGCGAAGTAA
- a CDS encoding Na+/H+ antiporter NhaC family protein — protein sequence METLEKKGKGSALLPFLLFIVIYLGAGLYFQAQGVEMAFYQFPSVTAMFIALLLAFCQGKGTIDQKFTVFAKGAANENVLTMLMIYILAGAFSTVASAMGGVDATVNLGLSVIPVHFLAAGVFVISAFMGTATGTSMGTISAIVPIAVGVAEKGGLSLPLFLGACVGGAMFGDNLSMISDTTIAATRTQGCQLRDKFRVNFLIALPAAIITIIVLLVVGRPETVTEMGNLSFNVIKVIPYLAVLVLALIGMNVFLVLTIGIFAAGIIGLALGDLDIPLFAQSIWNGFTGMNEVFFLSLFCGGMSEMIAHNGGITWLIEKLGRMMKGNKSAQVGVAALVSLADCATANNTVAIIVSGPMAKNMSRIHKVDPRRTASLLDVFSCVLQGMIPWGAQLLTAASLTTIYGVTMNPIDILPYMWYCWILAAVGILSIFIPFADGICRKDPWNWEYDVAESGVAAKKASLELERQESAQTPI from the coding sequence ATGGAAACTCTGGAGAAAAAAGGCAAAGGTTCCGCGTTGCTCCCGTTCCTGCTATTTATTGTCATCTATCTAGGCGCTGGCCTGTACTTCCAGGCACAGGGTGTAGAGATGGCCTTCTACCAGTTCCCCTCTGTCACAGCCATGTTCATTGCCCTGCTGCTGGCCTTCTGCCAGGGCAAGGGCACCATCGATCAGAAATTCACAGTCTTCGCCAAGGGCGCCGCCAACGAGAACGTCCTGACCATGCTGATGATCTACATCCTGGCCGGCGCCTTCTCCACCGTGGCCAGTGCCATGGGCGGCGTGGACGCCACCGTGAATCTGGGTCTCAGCGTCATTCCCGTGCACTTCCTGGCCGCCGGCGTGTTCGTGATCTCCGCGTTCATGGGCACCGCCACCGGCACCTCCATGGGCACCATCAGCGCCATTGTTCCTATCGCTGTGGGCGTGGCGGAAAAGGGCGGGTTGAGCCTTCCCCTGTTTCTGGGCGCCTGCGTGGGCGGCGCCATGTTCGGCGACAACCTCTCTATGATCTCCGACACCACCATTGCCGCCACCCGCACCCAGGGCTGCCAGCTCCGGGACAAGTTCCGGGTGAACTTCCTCATTGCCCTGCCGGCGGCTATCATCACCATCATCGTGCTGCTGGTCGTAGGCCGGCCTGAGACCGTGACGGAGATGGGAAATCTGTCTTTCAACGTCATCAAGGTCATTCCCTACCTCGCCGTGCTGGTACTGGCGCTGATCGGCATGAATGTGTTCCTGGTGCTGACCATCGGCATCTTCGCCGCCGGCATCATCGGCCTGGCCCTTGGCGATCTGGATATCCCACTCTTTGCCCAAAGCATCTGGAACGGTTTCACCGGCATGAACGAGGTCTTCTTCCTGTCCCTGTTCTGCGGCGGCATGTCTGAGATGATCGCCCACAACGGCGGCATCACTTGGCTGATCGAAAAGCTGGGCCGCATGATGAAGGGCAACAAGTCCGCCCAGGTGGGTGTCGCGGCTCTGGTGTCCCTGGCAGACTGTGCCACTGCCAACAATACGGTGGCCATCATTGTCAGCGGCCCCATGGCCAAAAACATGAGCCGTATCCACAAAGTGGATCCCCGCCGCACCGCCTCTCTGCTGGACGTGTTCTCCTGTGTGCTTCAGGGCATGATCCCCTGGGGCGCCCAGCTGCTGACTGCCGCCAGCCTCACCACGATATACGGCGTGACCATGAACCCCATAGACATCCTGCCCTATATGTGGTACTGCTGGATTCTGGCCGCCGTGGGCATCCTCTCCATTTTCATTCCCTTCGCCGACGGCATCTGCCGCAAGGACCCCTGGAACTGGGAGTACGATGTGGCGGAGTCCGGCGTGGCTGCCAAGAAGGCTTCTCTGGAGCTGGAGCGGCAGGAGTCCGCGCAGACGCCCATCTGA
- the nifJ gene encoding pyruvate:ferredoxin (flavodoxin) oxidoreductase, whose product MAKKKLVVMDGNTAAAYASYAFTEVAAIFPITPSSVMAEKVDEWSAKGRTNIFGKPVEVIEMQSEAGAAGTCHGSLQAGALTTTYTASQGLLLMIPPMYKIGGEFLPGVFHISCRTVSAHALSIFGDHSDVMTCRMTGFGMLMSSSPQEAMDLGAVAHLSAIGGRYAFMHCFDGFRTSHEMQRIEALDYDDLAKLVDYDQLAAFRKNGLNPEHPSTRGTTVNPDVFFQCKEGANEKIATIPGVVQHYMDEINKLTGRDYKLFNYYGAPDAEEVIVIMCSGAETVKDTVDYLNRKGRKVGMVQVHLYRPFSIRHFVDAIPATCKKIAVLDRTKESGSVGEPLYLDVQSALQQAGRKDIVVVGGRYGLASKDTTPGQIVAVYDNLAKEEPKNSFTIGIEDDVTFTSLPYEEIALDYPGQVSCKIWGLGGDGTVGANKNAITTIGLAADKYAQAYFSYDSMKSGGLTQSHLRFGDQPIHATYLVSAADFVGVHAPTYVDKYDTTADLKDGGTYLLNCPWSAEELEERLPAKMKRDLANKHANFYIMDATKLARDLGLGNRINTILQAAFFQLTKVIPIDLAVEEMKQGNYNSYFKKGGQEIVDLNNRAVDVGLTGMTKVEVPAAWADAKDGAPEELKGTDFVKEIVVPMDRQHGDKLPVSLFKRHNCLDGTWENGTTAYSKRGVAVTVPQWNPDVCIQCNRCAMACPHAAIRPVLLTEEEKAGAPESFVTVPAKGLGKDAPAYSFRMQVSPYDCLGCGVCLTACPAKGALEMVPFETQREQQPNFDNYAMNEKLLKKDIISDKSVKTAQFAKPYFQFSAACAGCAETTYIKLVTQLFGSRMYVANASGCSSAYGGAMPMTPYSCDSRGFGPCWEQSLFEDNAEFAYGFLRAHGSIHGEVELRLKALKEKGVAVSEIGEYLAKWQDPAVTREVSDALIAALEKAEPTEEGAFVLQNKEYLTKKSVWAFGGDGWAYDIGFGGIDHVLAQNRDINMLVMDTEVYSNTGGQSSKATPTAAVAKFAAGGKEVKKKDLGAIAMSYGYIYVAQVAMGYDQAQTLKAIREAESYPGPAIVIAYCPCLEHGIKAGMSCTQEEMKKAVECGYWHLYRYDPRRIAEGKNPFQLDSPEPDSGKMMDYLKGENRYASLQINFPDRAQRLYEKTVQDAKDRYAKYRKMAED is encoded by the coding sequence ATGGCTAAGAAAAAACTAGTAGTAATGGATGGTAACACCGCCGCGGCGTACGCGTCCTACGCGTTCACAGAGGTGGCGGCCATCTTCCCCATCACGCCATCTTCCGTGATGGCGGAGAAGGTGGACGAGTGGTCCGCCAAGGGGAGGACCAACATCTTCGGAAAACCCGTGGAGGTCATTGAGATGCAGTCCGAGGCGGGGGCCGCAGGCACCTGCCACGGATCCCTGCAGGCGGGCGCGCTGACCACCACCTACACGGCCTCTCAGGGCCTGCTGCTGATGATCCCGCCTATGTACAAGATCGGCGGCGAGTTCCTGCCCGGCGTGTTCCACATCTCCTGCCGGACTGTCAGTGCCCACGCCCTGTCCATCTTCGGCGACCACTCCGACGTGATGACCTGCCGAATGACCGGCTTCGGCATGCTGATGTCCTCCTCCCCCCAGGAGGCCATGGACCTGGGCGCGGTGGCCCACCTGTCCGCCATCGGCGGCCGGTATGCCTTCATGCACTGCTTCGACGGCTTCCGCACCTCCCACGAGATGCAGCGGATCGAGGCGCTGGACTATGACGACCTGGCCAAGCTGGTGGACTATGACCAGCTGGCGGCGTTCCGCAAGAACGGCCTGAACCCGGAGCACCCCTCCACCCGGGGCACGACGGTGAATCCGGACGTGTTCTTCCAGTGCAAGGAGGGCGCCAACGAGAAGATCGCCACGATCCCCGGCGTGGTCCAGCACTACATGGATGAGATCAACAAGCTCACCGGCCGGGATTACAAGCTGTTCAACTACTACGGCGCGCCCGATGCGGAGGAAGTCATCGTCATCATGTGCTCCGGTGCGGAGACGGTGAAGGACACGGTGGACTATCTGAACAGGAAGGGCCGCAAGGTGGGCATGGTGCAGGTGCACCTGTACCGCCCCTTCTCCATCCGGCATTTTGTGGATGCGATCCCCGCCACCTGCAAGAAGATCGCCGTGCTGGACCGGACGAAGGAGTCCGGCTCCGTGGGTGAGCCGCTGTATCTGGATGTGCAGAGCGCCCTGCAGCAGGCGGGGCGGAAGGACATCGTGGTGGTGGGCGGTCGGTACGGCCTGGCCTCCAAGGACACCACGCCCGGCCAGATCGTGGCGGTGTACGACAACCTGGCCAAGGAGGAGCCCAAGAACAGCTTCACCATCGGCATCGAGGACGACGTGACCTTCACCTCCTTGCCTTATGAGGAGATCGCCCTGGACTATCCCGGACAGGTATCCTGCAAGATCTGGGGCCTGGGCGGCGACGGCACGGTGGGCGCCAACAAGAACGCCATCACCACCATCGGCCTGGCGGCAGACAAGTACGCCCAGGCGTATTTCTCCTACGATTCCATGAAGTCCGGCGGTCTGACCCAGAGCCACCTGCGGTTCGGCGACCAGCCCATTCACGCCACGTATCTGGTATCCGCGGCGGACTTCGTGGGCGTCCACGCGCCCACCTATGTGGACAAATATGACACCACCGCGGACCTCAAGGACGGCGGCACATACCTGCTGAACTGTCCCTGGAGCGCGGAGGAGCTGGAGGAGCGGCTGCCCGCCAAGATGAAGCGGGACCTGGCCAACAAGCACGCCAACTTCTACATCATGGACGCCACGAAGCTGGCTCGGGACCTGGGCCTGGGCAACCGGATCAACACGATTCTCCAGGCGGCCTTCTTCCAGCTGACCAAGGTGATCCCCATCGACCTGGCGGTGGAGGAGATGAAGCAGGGCAACTACAACTCCTACTTCAAAAAGGGCGGCCAGGAGATCGTGGACCTGAACAACCGGGCTGTGGACGTGGGTCTGACCGGCATGACGAAGGTGGAGGTCCCCGCCGCCTGGGCGGACGCCAAGGACGGCGCGCCGGAGGAGCTGAAGGGCACGGACTTCGTCAAGGAGATCGTGGTGCCCATGGACCGCCAGCACGGCGACAAGCTGCCGGTGTCCCTGTTCAAGAGGCACAACTGCCTGGACGGCACCTGGGAGAATGGCACCACCGCATACTCCAAGCGGGGCGTGGCTGTCACGGTGCCCCAGTGGAATCCCGACGTGTGCATCCAGTGCAACCGCTGTGCCATGGCGTGTCCCCACGCGGCCATCCGGCCCGTGCTGCTGACGGAGGAGGAGAAGGCCGGTGCGCCGGAATCCTTCGTCACCGTGCCCGCCAAGGGCCTGGGCAAGGACGCCCCTGCCTATTCCTTCCGGATGCAGGTCTCTCCCTACGACTGCCTGGGCTGCGGCGTGTGCCTGACCGCCTGCCCGGCCAAGGGGGCGCTGGAGATGGTGCCCTTCGAGACCCAGAGGGAGCAGCAGCCCAACTTCGACAACTACGCGATGAACGAGAAGCTGCTGAAGAAGGACATTATCAGCGACAAGAGCGTGAAGACGGCCCAGTTCGCCAAGCCCTACTTCCAGTTCTCCGCCGCCTGCGCGGGCTGCGCGGAGACCACCTACATCAAGCTGGTGACCCAGCTGTTCGGCAGCCGCATGTACGTGGCCAACGCCTCCGGCTGCTCCTCCGCCTACGGCGGTGCCATGCCCATGACGCCCTACTCCTGCGACAGCCGGGGCTTTGGACCCTGCTGGGAGCAGTCCCTGTTCGAGGACAACGCGGAGTTCGCCTACGGCTTCCTGCGGGCCCACGGGTCCATCCATGGGGAGGTGGAGCTGCGGCTGAAAGCCCTGAAGGAAAAGGGTGTGGCCGTATCTGAGATCGGGGAGTATCTTGCCAAGTGGCAGGACCCGGCCGTGACCCGGGAGGTGTCCGACGCGCTGATCGCCGCCCTGGAGAAGGCGGAGCCCACGGAGGAGGGCGCCTTTGTCCTGCAGAACAAGGAGTATCTGACCAAGAAGAGCGTGTGGGCCTTCGGCGGCGACGGCTGGGCTTACGACATCGGCTTCGGCGGCATTGACCACGTGCTGGCCCAGAACCGGGACATCAACATGCTGGTGATGGATACGGAGGTGTACTCCAACACTGGCGGACAGTCCTCCAAGGCGACGCCCACTGCGGCAGTGGCCAAGTTCGCCGCCGGCGGCAAGGAGGTCAAGAAAAAGGACCTGGGCGCCATCGCCATGAGCTACGGCTACATCTACGTGGCCCAGGTGGCCATGGGCTACGACCAAGCCCAGACCCTGAAGGCCATCCGGGAGGCAGAGTCCTATCCCGGCCCGGCCATCGTCATCGCTTACTGCCCCTGCCTGGAGCACGGTATCAAGGCGGGCATGAGCTGCACGCAGGAGGAGATGAAGAAGGCGGTGGAGTGCGGCTACTGGCATCTGTACCGGTATGATCCCCGCCGGATCGCGGAGGGGAAGAACCCCTTCCAGCTGGATTCTCCCGAGCCCGACAGCGGCAAGATGATGGACTATCTGAAGGGCGAGAACCGCTATGCCTCCCTGCAGATCAACTTCCCGGACCGGGCCCAGCGCCTGTACGAGAAGACCGTCCAGGACGCCAAGGACCGCTACGCCAAGTATCGCAAAATGGCTGAGGACTGA
- the megL gene encoding methionine gamma-lyase: protein MNTEKKFGFATRQIHAGHMENAAGSLCAPIYQTSTFAFSTVQQGGARFAGEEGGYIYTRLGNPTLGAVEEKLASLEGGEAAMAAASGMGAISSALWTSVVAGDEIVADETLYGCTYALLNHGMTKFGVKVTLTDLSDIENLKKNLTDKTRVVYFETPCNPTLKLLDIELIAKTAHAFNPDIRVIVDNTFCTPYLQRPLELGADVVVHSATKYLNGHGDVIAGIVVGKADFISQCRMFGLKDMTGAVLSPFDAFLMARGLKTLDIRMERHCANAQKVAAFFTSHPAVAKVYYPGLDTFPGHEIAAKQMKLPGGMISIELKADRAAVAAALNKLQLCTIAVSLGDAETLVEHPATMTHSTYSAEELAAAGISEGLVRISVGLEDPEDIIDDFKTVLDTL, encoded by the coding sequence ATGAACACGGAGAAAAAGTTCGGTTTTGCCACGCGTCAGATCCACGCCGGCCACATGGAAAACGCGGCGGGCTCCTTGTGCGCCCCCATCTATCAGACCTCCACCTTCGCATTCTCCACCGTCCAGCAGGGCGGCGCCCGGTTCGCCGGCGAGGAGGGCGGATATATCTACACCCGTCTGGGCAACCCCACTCTGGGCGCTGTTGAGGAGAAGCTGGCCTCCCTGGAGGGCGGCGAGGCCGCCATGGCCGCGGCCTCCGGCATGGGCGCCATCTCCTCCGCCCTGTGGACCTCTGTGGTGGCCGGGGACGAGATCGTGGCGGATGAGACGCTGTACGGCTGTACATACGCGCTGCTGAACCATGGCATGACCAAGTTCGGCGTGAAGGTCACCCTGACGGACCTGTCCGACATTGAGAACCTGAAGAAGAACCTCACCGACAAGACCCGGGTGGTGTACTTCGAGACCCCCTGCAACCCCACGCTGAAGCTGCTGGACATCGAGCTGATCGCCAAGACGGCCCATGCCTTCAACCCCGACATCCGGGTGATCGTGGACAACACCTTCTGCACACCGTACCTGCAGCGTCCTCTGGAGCTGGGCGCGGACGTGGTGGTTCACAGCGCCACCAAGTACCTCAACGGCCACGGCGACGTGATCGCAGGCATCGTGGTGGGCAAGGCGGACTTCATCTCCCAGTGCCGGATGTTCGGCCTGAAGGATATGACCGGCGCCGTCCTGAGTCCCTTTGATGCGTTCTTGATGGCCCGGGGCCTGAAGACCCTGGACATCCGCATGGAGCGCCACTGCGCCAACGCCCAGAAGGTGGCGGCGTTCTTCACCAGCCATCCCGCGGTGGCCAAGGTCTATTATCCCGGCCTGGACACCTTCCCCGGTCACGAGATCGCGGCCAAGCAGATGAAGCTGCCCGGCGGCATGATCTCCATCGAGCTGAAGGCCGACCGCGCCGCTGTTGCCGCCGCGCTGAACAAGCTGCAGCTGTGCACCATCGCCGTGTCTCTGGGCGATGCGGAAACTCTGGTGGAGCATCCCGCCACCATGACCCACTCCACCTATTCTGCCGAAGAGCTGGCAGCCGCCGGCATCTCCGAGGGCTTGGTCCGCATCAGTGTGGGTCTGGAGGATCCCGAGGATATCATCGACGATTTCAAGACGGTTTTGGATACGCTGTAA
- a CDS encoding LysR family transcriptional regulator, whose protein sequence is MTFQQLEYIVEISKCGSINKAAQKLFLSQSGISTAVRELENELGIRVLARSNRGVEFTPEGKEFLSYAVSLLEQKRGIESLYGEARNAAAPVRFSVSCQRYPFAVDAFLRLLRIAGENRFRFGLRETGMDGVIDDVYDHRADVGVICLTDLTEKIICRLLDARELEFHELAAVCPCIYVRGGHPLAGRSSVTEEELDGYPYVAFEHDQGVASDFFEEYPMVSLKKPAKCISVNNRATAMYVLASTDAFTSGSGLLSEGLADGSVVTIPLLGKTSVHLGWIHIRSSRPSPLTEQFVRLLEEALADSIAFTRRLQEGT, encoded by the coding sequence ATGACGTTTCAGCAGCTTGAGTACATCGTGGAGATCTCCAAATGCGGCTCCATCAACAAGGCGGCCCAGAAGCTGTTCCTGTCCCAGTCGGGGATTTCCACGGCGGTGCGGGAGCTTGAGAACGAACTGGGCATTCGGGTGCTGGCCCGCAGCAACCGGGGCGTGGAGTTCACGCCGGAGGGCAAGGAGTTTCTCAGCTACGCCGTCTCCCTGCTGGAGCAGAAGCGCGGGATCGAGAGCCTGTATGGTGAGGCACGCAACGCCGCGGCTCCGGTGCGCTTTTCCGTTTCCTGCCAGCGGTATCCCTTTGCAGTGGACGCGTTTTTGAGGCTGCTCCGAATCGCCGGTGAAAACCGCTTCCGATTTGGCCTCCGGGAGACAGGGATGGACGGTGTGATTGACGACGTCTATGACCACCGGGCGGACGTGGGCGTCATCTGCCTGACGGATCTGACGGAGAAGATTATCTGCCGGCTGCTGGACGCCCGGGAGCTGGAATTCCACGAACTGGCCGCCGTCTGCCCCTGTATCTATGTTCGCGGGGGGCATCCGCTGGCTGGCCGCTCCAGCGTAACGGAGGAGGAACTGGACGGATATCCGTATGTGGCGTTTGAGCACGACCAAGGCGTGGCGTCGGACTTTTTCGAGGAGTACCCCATGGTCTCTCTGAAAAAGCCGGCAAAGTGCATCAGCGTGAACAACCGGGCCACGGCGATGTACGTGCTGGCGTCCACCGATGCGTTCACCTCCGGCAGCGGCCTGCTGTCGGAGGGGCTGGCGGACGGAAGCGTAGTCACGATCCCGCTGCTGGGGAAGACCTCGGTCCACCTGGGCTGGATCCACATCCGCAGCAGCCGGCCCTCTCCGCTGACGGAGCAGTTCGTCCGCCTGCTGGAGGAGGCGCTGGCGGATTCCATCGCCTTCACCAGGCGGCTTCAGGAGGGGACCTGA
- a CDS encoding pyridoxal phosphate-dependent aminotransferase: protein MEQELRISQRAKQYPASGIRKMFDLAAQYPEAIKLTVGEPNFDTPQYIKDAAKRALDEGQTHYAPNAGTTELREAVAAKYRKQYWEGYTKDHVIITVGAMEGLFLAMMTLLDPGDEILVPDPCFPNYYGQASSIGARAVPVPTYEEYDYRIQAADIEKAVTPRTRAILLNSPCNPTGAVLTKEDILAIAKVAKTHDLWVLTDEPYDAIVYDGIQPYSMAQVPEMQDRVMVLNSFSKSYAMTGWRIGYLVAPEPGYIKKMAQLQEGVASCVSTFTQAAAVEALKSTACVDQMVADYTRRRDILVDGLNAIPGITCKKSAGSFYAFPNIKAFGKTSQAFAEELLENAGVVTVPGSAFGDMGEGYLRLVFANSDENLKEAVRRIADYVARAYPGIK from the coding sequence ATGGAACAGGAACTGCGCATTTCCCAGCGGGCGAAGCAGTATCCAGCGTCCGGCATCCGAAAGATGTTTGATCTGGCGGCCCAATACCCGGAGGCGATCAAGCTGACGGTGGGCGAACCCAACTTCGACACGCCCCAGTACATCAAGGACGCGGCGAAGAGAGCCCTGGACGAGGGGCAGACCCATTACGCGCCCAACGCCGGCACCACAGAGCTGCGGGAGGCTGTGGCCGCCAAGTACCGGAAGCAGTACTGGGAGGGCTATACCAAAGACCACGTCATCATCACCGTGGGGGCCATGGAGGGCTTGTTCCTGGCCATGATGACGCTGCTGGACCCGGGCGATGAAATCCTGGTGCCGGATCCCTGCTTCCCCAACTACTACGGGCAGGCCAGCAGCATCGGCGCCAGAGCGGTGCCCGTCCCCACGTATGAGGAATATGACTACCGGATCCAAGCGGCGGATATCGAAAAGGCCGTCACACCCCGGACCCGGGCGATCCTGCTGAACTCCCCCTGCAATCCCACCGGCGCGGTGCTGACGAAGGAGGACATCCTGGCCATCGCCAAGGTGGCGAAGACCCATGACCTGTGGGTGCTGACAGACGAGCCCTATGACGCCATCGTATACGACGGCATCCAGCCGTACAGCATGGCCCAGGTGCCCGAGATGCAGGACCGCGTGATGGTGCTGAACAGCTTCTCCAAGTCCTATGCCATGACCGGCTGGCGGATCGGCTATCTGGTAGCGCCGGAGCCGGGGTACATCAAGAAAATGGCGCAGCTGCAGGAGGGGGTGGCCTCCTGTGTGTCCACCTTCACCCAGGCGGCGGCGGTGGAGGCCCTGAAGAGCACGGCGTGCGTGGACCAGATGGTGGCGGACTACACCCGCCGCCGGGACATTCTGGTGGACGGACTCAACGCTATCCCCGGCATCACCTGCAAGAAGTCCGCGGGCAGCTTCTACGCCTTCCCCAACATCAAGGCATTCGGCAAGACCTCCCAAGCGTTTGCGGAGGAGCTGCTGGAGAACGCAGGAGTGGTGACGGTGCCCGGCTCCGCCTTCGGCGACATGGGCGAGGGCTATCTGCGGCTGGTATTCGCCAACTCCGACGAAAACCTGAAGGAGGCGGTGCGCAGGATTGCCGACTATGTGGCCCGGGCCTATCCCGGTATAAAGTAA